A part of Miscanthus floridulus cultivar M001 chromosome 6, ASM1932011v1, whole genome shotgun sequence genomic DNA contains:
- the LOC136458572 gene encoding scopoletin glucosyltransferase-like: protein MAIKDEQEPLHILFFPFLAPGHLIPIADMAALFAARGVKCTILTTPVNAQVIRSAVDRANDASRGTEGALAIDITVVPFPDVGLPPGVECGPALNSMEDREKFIHAVRLLREPFDRFLEENRPDAVVTDSFFDWSADAAAEYGVPRIAFLGSSLFSRACNDTTVRNNPVEAAPDDPDALVLLPGLPHRVELRRSQMFEPKKRPEHWAFMQRGNAADQRSYGEVFNSFHELEPDYLKHYTTTLGRRAWLVGPVALASKDAATRGASNGLSPDADGCQQWLDTKPEGSVVYVSFGTLSHFLPPELRELARGLDMSDKNFVWVIGGGADTEESEWMPDGFAELMARGDRGFIIRGWAPQRLILAHPAVGGFVTHCGWNSTLEAVSTGVPMVTWPRYADQFYNEKLVVELLKVGVGVGSADYASKLETRRVIGGEVIAEAIRRVMGDGEDAEAIREKAKELGEKARRAVGNGGSSYDDVGRLVDELMARRRSVNV from the coding sequence ATGGCCATCAAAGATGAGCAGGAGCCGCTGCACATCCTCTTCTTCCCGTTCCTCGCGCCGGGGCACCTAATCCCGATCGCCGACATGGCCGCGCTCTTCGCCGCCCGAGGCGTCAAGTGCACCATCCTCACCACCCCGGTGAACGCCCAAGTCATCCGCTCGGCGGTGGACCGCGCCAACGACGCCTCCCGCGGCACCGAGGGCGCCCTGGCCATCGACATCACCGTCGTGCCTTTCCCCGACGTCGGGCTGCCGCCTGGCGTCGAGTGCGGCCCGGCCCTCAATTCCATGGAGGACCGCGAAAAGTTCATCCACGCGGTCCGGTTACTCCGCGAGCCGTTCGACCGGTTCTTGGAGGAGAATCGCCCCGACGCCGTGGTGACCGACAGCTTCTTCGACTGgtccgccgacgccgccgcggAGTACGGCGTCCCACGGATAGCGTTCCTCGGCAGCAGCTTGTTCTCGCGGGCCTGCAACGACACTACGGTGCGCAACAACCCCGTGGAGGCCGCCCCCGACGACCCCGACGCACTCGTGCTGCTTCCGGGGCTGCCGCACCGCGTCGAGCTGAGGCGCAGCCAAATGTTTGAGCCCAAGAAGCGGCCGGAGCACTGGGCCTTCATGCAGCGCGGAAACGCCGCGGACCAGAGGAGCTACGGCGAGGTGTTCAACAGCTTCCACGAGCTGGAGCCGGACTACTTGAAGCACTACACCACGACGCTCGGGCGCCGCGCATGGCTCGTCGGGCCGGTCGCGCTCGCCAGCAAGGACGCGGCGACGAGGGGCGCCAGCAACGGTCTCTCGCCGGACGCGGACGGCTGCCAGCAGTGGCTCGACACCAAGCCGGAGGGTTCGGTGGTGTACGTGTCCTTCGGCACGCTATCCCATTTCTTGCCGCCCGAGCTGCGCGAGCTGGCACGCGGCCTCGACATGTCCGACAAGAACTTCGTCTGGGtcatcggcggcggcgcggaCACCGAGGAGTCGGAATGGATGCCCGACGGGTTCGCGGAGCTGATGGCGCGCGGCGACCGTGGCTTCATCATCCGGGGTTGGGCGCCGCAGAGGCTGATCCTGGCCCACCCGGCAGTGGGTGGGTTCGTGACGCACTGCGGGTGGAACTCGACGCTGGAGGCCGTGAGCACCGGCGTGCCTATGGTGACGTGGCCGCGCTACGCCGACCAGTTCTACAACGAGAAGCTGGTGGTGGAACTGCTCAAGGTCGGTGTTGGCGTGGGCTCCGCGGACTACGCGTCGAAGCTGGAGACCCGGCGCGTGATCGGCGGCGAGGTGATCGCGGAGGCCATCAGGAGAGTGATGGGCGACGGCGAGGACGCCGAGGCAATACGGGAGAAGGCCAAGGAGCTTGGGGAAAAGGCCAGGCGTGCGGTGGGCAACGGTGGGTCATCTTACGATGATGTCGGACGGTTAGTGGACGAGCTGATGGCTCGTAGGAGGTCCGTCAATGTCTGA